In Phacochoerus africanus isolate WHEZ1 chromosome 2, ROS_Pafr_v1, whole genome shotgun sequence, one DNA window encodes the following:
- the LOC125121088 gene encoding LOW QUALITY PROTEIN: olfactory receptor 5M3-like (The sequence of the model RefSeq protein was modified relative to this genomic sequence to represent the inferred CDS: substituted 1 base at 1 genomic stop codon) yields MLNFTDVMEFILLGLTTRPEWQVLFFILFLVIYIITLVGNIGMIMLIKVSPQLSSPMYFFLSHLSFVGVWFSSNVTPKMLENLLSKTKTTSYAGCLVQCFFFIALVYVEVFILAVMACDRYMAIGNPLLYGSKMSRIVCIRLISFPYIYGFMTSLAVTLWTYGLYFCGKVEINHFYCADPPLIKIACAGTFVKEYTMIILVGINFTDSLTIVIVSYLLILVAILXMHSTEGRCKAFSTCGSHLTAVIIFYGTLILRRPSEESVEQGKMVAVFYTTVIPMLNPMIYSLRNKDVKEAMSKVFSRTYLTK; encoded by the coding sequence ATGCTCAATTTCACCGATGTGATGGAGTTTATTCTTTTGGGACTAACCACTCGTCCAGAATGGCAAGttctcttcttcatccttttcCTGGTGATCTACATTATCACCTTGGTGGGTAATATTGGCATGATCATGTTAATTAAGGTCAGTCCACAGCTCAGCAGTCCCATGTACTTTTTTCTTAGTCATTTGTCATTTGTTGGTGTGTGGTTTTCTTCTAATGTCACCCCTAAAATGTTAGAAAATctgttatcaaaaacaaaaactacttctTATGCTGGTTGTTTGGTCCAGTGTTTCTTCTTTATTGCCCTTGTCTATGTAGAGGTTTTTATCCTTGCGGTGATGGCCTGTGATAGATATATGGCCATCGGGAACCCTTTGCTCTATGGCAGCAAAATGTCAAGGATTGTCTGTATTCGACTGATTTCTTTCCCTTACATATATGGTTTTATGACGAGTCTGGCAGTAACCTTGTGGACATATGGCTTGTATTTCTGTGGGAAAGTTGAGATCAACCATTTCTACTGTGCAGATCCTCCTCTCATCAAAATCGCCTGTGCTGGGACCTTTGTGAAAGAATATACCATGATCATACTCGTGGGCATTAACTTCACAGATTCTCTGACTATAGTTATTGTATCTTATCTGCTTATTCTTGTTGCCATTCTGTGAATGCATTCAACAGAAGGGAGGTGCAAGGCCTTTTCCACCTGTGGGTCCCATTTGACAGCTGTCATCATCTTCTATGGAACCCTTATTCTCAGACGTCCCTCAGAGGAGTCCGTGGAACAGGGGAAAATGGTGGCTGTGTTTTACACCACAGTGATCCCCATGTTGAATCCCATGatctacagtctgaggaacaAGGATGTGAAAGAGGCCATGAGCAAAGTGTTCAGCAGaacatatttaacaaaataa